The following coding sequences lie in one Ictalurus furcatus strain D&B chromosome 7, Billie_1.0, whole genome shotgun sequence genomic window:
- the tada1 gene encoding transcriptional adapter 1 isoform X4, translating to MLDELSADVVYKFHIHNDFLLAILTRCQIIVSTPAEGPGSLQWSSGSASKPTKPKGKKKFSSVRQKFDHRFQPQNPLSGAQTFSPREAGTEEEEMMKLSAHTLLLPTRGQLEARMMVTAFEMGLDNVTEDAVSTVVYALEVHLKDLITAVVSRRRAYRLREGRFQYAFGSDVAPQPYLKNSLAAYHTVTEYPPPSASLPGAPPPQVSPDDAEQQAAFLLACSGSSAPAPLPPISMYDLLEALQVHRSAMPSHTVYALNMERILARLWHPSHEELEQDNIHRQRLAAKEGLSLC from the exons ATGCTGGACGAGCTCTCAGCCGACGTCGTGTACAAAT TTCACATCCACAATGACTTCCTGCTGGCCATTCTCACACGCTGCCAGATTATCGTATCCACACCAG caGAGGGTCCCGGTTCGCTGCAGTGGTCCAGTGGTTCTGCCTCGAAGCCCACCAAGCCAAAAGGCAAAAAGAAGTTTTCCTCCGTGCGCCAGAAATTCGAC CATCGCTTCCAGCCCCAGAACCCGCTGAGTGGAGCTCAGACGTTCAGCCCTCGCGAGGCCGGaacggaggaggaggagatgatgAAGCTCAGCGCTCACACGCTCTTACTGCCCACGCGGGGGCAGCTGGAGGCCCGCATGATGGTGACCGCCTTCGAGATGGGCCTTGACAACGTCACCGAGGACGCCGTGAGCACTGTCGTGTACGCTCtcgag GTGCATTTAAAAGACCTCATCACCGCAGTGGTGTCTCGGAGACGAGCCTACCGTCTGAGAGAGGGACGTTTCCAGTACGCCTTCGGCAGTGACGTCGCACCGCAGCCGTACCTGAAGAACAGCCTGGCTGCGTACCACACCGTCACCGAATA CCCCCCTCCCAGTGCCTCGCTGCCGGGTGCTCCGCCCCCTCAGGTGTCTCCAGACGATGCAGAACAGCAAGCTGCTTTCCTATTGGCCTGCTCTGGTTCCAGTGCCCCCGCCCCCCTGCCTCCCATCAGCATGTACGATCTACTGGAGGCTCTACAG GTGCACCGCAGCGCGATGCCGTCTCACACCGTCTACGCTCTGAACATGGAGCGCATCCTCGCCCGGCTCTGGCACCCGAGTCACGAGGAGCTGGAGCAGGACAACATCCACAGGCAGCGGCTGGCCGCCAAGGAGGGCCTGTCACTCTGCTGA
- the tada1 gene encoding transcriptional adapter 1 isoform X3: MVGADVAMAAHASELELAKKNLTDAIGDNIKHYWANLKLWFKQKISKEEFDVEARRLLGHDNVHIHNDFLLAILTRCQIIVSTPAEGPGSLQWSSGSASKPTKPKGKKKFSSVRQKFDHRFQPQNPLSGAQTFSPREAGTEEEEMMKLSAHTLLLPTRGQLEARMMVTAFEMGLDNVTEDAVSTVVYALEVHLKDLITAVVSRRRAYRLREGRFQYAFGSDVAPQPYLKNSLAAYHTVTEYPPPSASLPGAPPPQVSPDDAEQQAAFLLACSGSSAPAPLPPISMYDLLEALQKERDPIRSDLREERERE, translated from the exons ATGGTAGGTGCCGATGTCGCTATGGCAGCTCACGCGAGCGAACTGGAGCTGGCGAAGAAGAACTTAACGGACGCCATCGGGGACAATATAAAGCA ttaCTGGGCGAATTTGAAGCTGTGGTTCAAACAGAAAATCAGTAAAGAGGAGTTTGATGTTGAGGCGCGCCGCCTTCTGGGACACGACAATG TTCACATCCACAATGACTTCCTGCTGGCCATTCTCACACGCTGCCAGATTATCGTATCCACACCAG caGAGGGTCCCGGTTCGCTGCAGTGGTCCAGTGGTTCTGCCTCGAAGCCCACCAAGCCAAAAGGCAAAAAGAAGTTTTCCTCCGTGCGCCAGAAATTCGAC CATCGCTTCCAGCCCCAGAACCCGCTGAGTGGAGCTCAGACGTTCAGCCCTCGCGAGGCCGGaacggaggaggaggagatgatgAAGCTCAGCGCTCACACGCTCTTACTGCCCACGCGGGGGCAGCTGGAGGCCCGCATGATGGTGACCGCCTTCGAGATGGGCCTTGACAACGTCACCGAGGACGCCGTGAGCACTGTCGTGTACGCTCtcgag GTGCATTTAAAAGACCTCATCACCGCAGTGGTGTCTCGGAGACGAGCCTACCGTCTGAGAGAGGGACGTTTCCAGTACGCCTTCGGCAGTGACGTCGCACCGCAGCCGTACCTGAAGAACAGCCTGGCTGCGTACCACACCGTCACCGAATA CCCCCCTCCCAGTGCCTCGCTGCCGGGTGCTCCGCCCCCTCAGGTGTCTCCAGACGATGCAGAACAGCAAGCTGCTTTCCTATTGGCCTGCTCTGGTTCCAGTGCCCCCGCCCCCCTGCCTCCCATCAGCATGTACGATCTACTGGAGGCTCTACAG aaagagagagatccgATCCGATCTGAtctgagagaggaaagagagagagagtag
- the tada1 gene encoding transcriptional adapter 1 isoform X2, translating into MVGADVAMAAHASELELAKKNLTDAIGDNIKHYWANLKLWFKQKISKEEFDVEARRLLGHDNVHIHNDFLLAILTRCQIIVSTPEGPGSLQWSSGSASKPTKPKGKKKFSSVRQKFDHRFQPQNPLSGAQTFSPREAGTEEEEMMKLSAHTLLLPTRGQLEARMMVTAFEMGLDNVTEDAVSTVVYALEVHLKDLITAVVSRRRAYRLREGRFQYAFGSDVAPQPYLKNSLAAYHTVTEYPPPSASLPGAPPPQVSPDDAEQQAAFLLACSGSSAPAPLPPISMYDLLEALQVHRSAMPSHTVYALNMERILARLWHPSHEELEQDNIHRQRLAAKEGLSLC; encoded by the exons ATGGTAGGTGCCGATGTCGCTATGGCAGCTCACGCGAGCGAACTGGAGCTGGCGAAGAAGAACTTAACGGACGCCATCGGGGACAATATAAAGCA ttaCTGGGCGAATTTGAAGCTGTGGTTCAAACAGAAAATCAGTAAAGAGGAGTTTGATGTTGAGGCGCGCCGCCTTCTGGGACACGACAATG TTCACATCCACAATGACTTCCTGCTGGCCATTCTCACACGCTGCCAGATTATCGTATCCACACCAG AGGGTCCCGGTTCGCTGCAGTGGTCCAGTGGTTCTGCCTCGAAGCCCACCAAGCCAAAAGGCAAAAAGAAGTTTTCCTCCGTGCGCCAGAAATTCGAC CATCGCTTCCAGCCCCAGAACCCGCTGAGTGGAGCTCAGACGTTCAGCCCTCGCGAGGCCGGaacggaggaggaggagatgatgAAGCTCAGCGCTCACACGCTCTTACTGCCCACGCGGGGGCAGCTGGAGGCCCGCATGATGGTGACCGCCTTCGAGATGGGCCTTGACAACGTCACCGAGGACGCCGTGAGCACTGTCGTGTACGCTCtcgag GTGCATTTAAAAGACCTCATCACCGCAGTGGTGTCTCGGAGACGAGCCTACCGTCTGAGAGAGGGACGTTTCCAGTACGCCTTCGGCAGTGACGTCGCACCGCAGCCGTACCTGAAGAACAGCCTGGCTGCGTACCACACCGTCACCGAATA CCCCCCTCCCAGTGCCTCGCTGCCGGGTGCTCCGCCCCCTCAGGTGTCTCCAGACGATGCAGAACAGCAAGCTGCTTTCCTATTGGCCTGCTCTGGTTCCAGTGCCCCCGCCCCCCTGCCTCCCATCAGCATGTACGATCTACTGGAGGCTCTACAG GTGCACCGCAGCGCGATGCCGTCTCACACCGTCTACGCTCTGAACATGGAGCGCATCCTCGCCCGGCTCTGGCACCCGAGTCACGAGGAGCTGGAGCAGGACAACATCCACAGGCAGCGGCTGGCCGCCAAGGAGGGCCTGTCACTCTGCTGA
- the tada1 gene encoding transcriptional adapter 1 isoform X1: MVGADVAMAAHASELELAKKNLTDAIGDNIKHYWANLKLWFKQKISKEEFDVEARRLLGHDNVHIHNDFLLAILTRCQIIVSTPAEGPGSLQWSSGSASKPTKPKGKKKFSSVRQKFDHRFQPQNPLSGAQTFSPREAGTEEEEMMKLSAHTLLLPTRGQLEARMMVTAFEMGLDNVTEDAVSTVVYALEVHLKDLITAVVSRRRAYRLREGRFQYAFGSDVAPQPYLKNSLAAYHTVTEYPPPSASLPGAPPPQVSPDDAEQQAAFLLACSGSSAPAPLPPISMYDLLEALQVHRSAMPSHTVYALNMERILARLWHPSHEELEQDNIHRQRLAAKEGLSLC, encoded by the exons ATGGTAGGTGCCGATGTCGCTATGGCAGCTCACGCGAGCGAACTGGAGCTGGCGAAGAAGAACTTAACGGACGCCATCGGGGACAATATAAAGCA ttaCTGGGCGAATTTGAAGCTGTGGTTCAAACAGAAAATCAGTAAAGAGGAGTTTGATGTTGAGGCGCGCCGCCTTCTGGGACACGACAATG TTCACATCCACAATGACTTCCTGCTGGCCATTCTCACACGCTGCCAGATTATCGTATCCACACCAG caGAGGGTCCCGGTTCGCTGCAGTGGTCCAGTGGTTCTGCCTCGAAGCCCACCAAGCCAAAAGGCAAAAAGAAGTTTTCCTCCGTGCGCCAGAAATTCGAC CATCGCTTCCAGCCCCAGAACCCGCTGAGTGGAGCTCAGACGTTCAGCCCTCGCGAGGCCGGaacggaggaggaggagatgatgAAGCTCAGCGCTCACACGCTCTTACTGCCCACGCGGGGGCAGCTGGAGGCCCGCATGATGGTGACCGCCTTCGAGATGGGCCTTGACAACGTCACCGAGGACGCCGTGAGCACTGTCGTGTACGCTCtcgag GTGCATTTAAAAGACCTCATCACCGCAGTGGTGTCTCGGAGACGAGCCTACCGTCTGAGAGAGGGACGTTTCCAGTACGCCTTCGGCAGTGACGTCGCACCGCAGCCGTACCTGAAGAACAGCCTGGCTGCGTACCACACCGTCACCGAATA CCCCCCTCCCAGTGCCTCGCTGCCGGGTGCTCCGCCCCCTCAGGTGTCTCCAGACGATGCAGAACAGCAAGCTGCTTTCCTATTGGCCTGCTCTGGTTCCAGTGCCCCCGCCCCCCTGCCTCCCATCAGCATGTACGATCTACTGGAGGCTCTACAG GTGCACCGCAGCGCGATGCCGTCTCACACCGTCTACGCTCTGAACATGGAGCGCATCCTCGCCCGGCTCTGGCACCCGAGTCACGAGGAGCTGGAGCAGGACAACATCCACAGGCAGCGGCTGGCCGCCAAGGAGGGCCTGTCACTCTGCTGA